DNA sequence from the Halocalculus aciditolerans genome:
ATGGTGACGGCGTTCCAGAACTCCTCGCCGTCGGCGCGCTCGTTCCGGAGTTCGACCGTCGTCCCCTCGTTCGCGCGAATCGCCTCCCGGAACTCGGCGACCGCGTCCGGGTCCGTGTCCGCGGACTGGAGGAACCGGCAGTTCCGCCCGAGCGTGTTCACGACGTCGTAGCCGGTGATGCGCTCGAACGCGGCGTTCGCGTAGACGAGTGGGTTGCCCGGCCGCGTGTAGTCCGAAATCGTGATGCCGACCGGCGCTTCGTCCATCGCCCGCGTCTTCAGCGGCGTCACCGTCGGAGACTCCTCGCCGACGGCGGTCAGCGTCGCGAACAGCTCGCCGTCGTGGGTGAACGGGCCGACGCGCAGCCGGTGTGAGTACGCGTCGCTGCTCGCCTGATACGGGAGCGTCAACACGACGTCGAGGTCCGACGCCGCCGTCGGCGAGCGGTCCGCGTCGAGGAGCGTCTGCAGGTACGTCGACGCCGTTCGCGTCACCGAGGGGTCGATGCCCGTCTCTTCGAGGAACGCGCGCCACGCGTCGTTCGCCGTGACGGTCGCGCCGTGCGCGTCGACGACCGCGATGCCGTCCGCGAGCGACTCGAACGCCGGCGTGGTGTACTCACCGGTCATCGTTCGGCGTGTCCGGTCGGGAACATGCTCGCGTAGGCTATACGCAGAGAGTTATTTCAATCTACCTGCGAAACCGACCGCACGACGCCTCCACGAGACATCCGGCCGAGACGAACTCACACGCCCACGGTGAAGGAGCTACAGAAAGTCGACACGAACCGGCATCGAATCGACAGCGAGGGCGACGGGGGAGCGCCGAGCGTCAGTCCCCGCCCGGGCCGAGGTAGCCCCACGCCTGCAGGCGGTCGCCGTCGCCGTCGACCCAGCGCTCACCGATGTCGTCGCGGTAGTACATGTTCGGCATCACGATGTCGTCGATACGGCCGTACGCTTCCTCGCGGGCGGCCTGCATGGTGTCGCCCTTGCCGGTCACGACGATGGGCATCCCGTTGTTGCCGGCGACCCGCCACTGACCGTCGACCTTCTTCGCGTCCTCTAAGTGAATCCCCTCTCGGTCCTCGCTCTCGAAGACGACCGCGGCGTTCCGGGAGTTCTCGTCGTAGGTCTTGTCGTCGTCGAACGGGAACGGCGGGAGCACGATGCGAACGCCGATCTGGTAGCCGTTGTGGACCTTGAGCTCGGGGTCCTTCCCGTTCGCGAGGTCGGAGAAGAACGCGCCCGTGCTCGACTCGAACGACTCCTCCTGGAGCGCGATGGTCGGGTAGCCGAAACGCGGCGTGAACTCCAGCGGATAGATGCCGTTCTCGTTCACGATGCAGTTGATGTCGATGCTGCCGACGTAGCCCTCGTCGGCGAGCCACCCCTCGAGCTTCCCGAGCGTCTCCTCGAAGAGCTCGTTGTGGCCCGCCCAGAACATCGACGTCCCCATCTCGCCCGTCGACGGCCCGATGTTCCCCGGGAAGAGCTTCTTGTGCTCGTATTCGCCCGATCTATTATAGAACGCCGGTCGGTCCGTTGTTAGAAATTAGACAAGACCTCCAAATTGCTCCTCCCAGAATTCTTCTTGTTCCTCAAGAGCACCCTCGACTCTTTCTCGCTGGTATTCGACATTCGATTCTTTCTCGACAAATGGTAATTCAGGACAAAACCGGGGAGCCGATATCTGAGTGTACACCCCGATACCTTCCTCCGTCCGAACCGTTCCTCGGTCGTCTCGGTTTGTGTCTGCGACCTCTTCGAGCTGCTCCCACAGACAATCCATCTCCTCTTGTCGTCCTTCTGTACCATAGAAGACATTATTGTCACAATTAACAATCTGTAGCTTATTCAACTCATTAATTATCGCTGTATCATAAATCTCCCGCACCCCTTCCGAACTACATTCGATTTCATAACATTCCGGATCATGAAGTAGGAGATAATGGTGGCTGGTGAGTGGACAGTAGATCTGGAGTCCTCTGCTCTGCAATCCGATTTCCTGTGGATGGCCTTCCCCGAGAAAATAGGGATTGTGGCGAACAACAGGGTGGTCACTTGTCACCAGCTCGGTGCCTGTTTTATTCACAAGCAATGTCCCCCAAAGATCTGCTAGAAGTGGTGCGCAATGTAGCTGGTAGAGCATTGGGAGCAGTTGCGGACTCTGTTCATGCTCTAACCATACGTTCCCCTCTCTAACCTCTTCCAGAAGTTCCGGATCTAGCTCTCCAGCTTCAATACCCGCTCTGACAAACGTCTCAAACATTACTTCACCATCCTGTTCGATCTCCTCTTTCGAGAGAGCAGTACGTGCCTCCTGAAATGTCAGAAATTGAAGCACTCGGAGCCAATCGGGTTTCAATTCCTTCTCTGTCTGGAATTGGGATACAGACTGAATTGCTAGCAGTTCTCCCAGCCCCTTTGACAGTTCACTTTCAATCGATCCTATTTCCTTCTCAACGTCTGTCTCGTCACTATAGAAATAGTCGCGGGCACAAACCCTCGATATCGGCTCTGTGAATTCTCTGTTCGCCTGCATATTGTACAGCCAGATATTCTGACTATCATCAGAGAAATTCCTCAGGTAGAAGCGGGGAACATAATGTTGGTTCTTGTACTCAACCATATGCTGGTAGCCATCACAACCGGTTCACAAAAATCCGTCCGCTACCAACTTGTGCCAGTATCTCAAAAATGGACCACGTTCTCAAAACAACTCAGAATAATTGAAGCGATTAGTCATGTGTCACTGCATCTTCCCCTCATCAACATTGATACGAGTGCAGTTCGGGATGTGGTCGGAGTAGTCCGATATCGATGAACCACACCATTCGCAGGTTTGTTCTCGCTGGATTGCTGCTTCCTTGTCTATCGTCT
Encoded proteins:
- a CDS encoding DUF4238 domain-containing protein, which codes for MVEYKNQHYVPRFYLRNFSDDSQNIWLYNMQANREFTEPISRVCARDYFYSDETDVEKEIGSIESELSKGLGELLAIQSVSQFQTEKELKPDWLRVLQFLTFQEARTALSKEEIEQDGEVMFETFVRAGIEAGELDPELLEEVREGNVWLEHEQSPQLLPMLYQLHCAPLLADLWGTLLVNKTGTELVTSDHPVVRHNPYFLGEGHPQEIGLQSRGLQIYCPLTSHHYLLLHDPECYEIECSSEGVREIYDTAIINELNKLQIVNCDNNVFYGTEGRQEEMDCLWEQLEEVADTNRDDRGTVRTEEGIGVYTQISAPRFCPELPFVEKESNVEYQRERVEGALEEQEEFWEEQFGGLV